From Variimorphobacter saccharofermentans, one genomic window encodes:
- a CDS encoding O-antigen ligase family protein encodes MKHRIDLSLTNTNMVVFATAAIFLPYILSGIILISIAIYIIWNKDTRQLVFIHPGSGIIKCLFTYMLFISFLYQNWIGLLAAIGICLAIVFAFYMRSVMTKELYEQLLTFVCGLSLTSAGYAITEAVISYFIDGRHNHRISSVFFHPNYFGTIVGTVIIICAYKFLTIKKNKHFYLIVACVNVINMYLCKSMFVWVEVFVGITILLIALKKYRLLALWLSAALLAGILIFGLNFQLIPRLSVADVTFQLRKQVWRITLREIKKAPLLGHGPMSFYFLTDVAYRNQIIPHAHSLYLDTILNYGIIGFALISYYCVKNYKAYIKSCLGKKNITSSYLVLAVIGATLVHGLTDITILWVQTLPLLMLVLSGQGVVEKETMVDYKLWVSLPNQMKANIMYPFLMNQKSNKVS; translated from the coding sequence ATGAAACATAGGATTGACTTATCCTTAACCAATACGAATATGGTAGTCTTCGCAACGGCAGCTATCTTCTTACCATACATATTATCAGGTATTATACTGATTTCTATAGCTATTTATATTATATGGAACAAGGACACCAGACAGCTAGTATTTATTCATCCGGGTTCCGGTATCATAAAGTGTCTATTTACATATATGCTATTCATATCGTTTCTCTACCAGAACTGGATTGGATTGCTTGCAGCCATAGGGATTTGCCTAGCGATCGTTTTTGCTTTTTATATGCGAAGTGTTATGACCAAGGAACTGTATGAACAGCTTTTGACCTTTGTGTGTGGGTTAAGCTTAACCAGTGCAGGATATGCAATTACGGAGGCAGTTATCAGCTATTTTATTGATGGCAGACATAACCACCGTATATCTTCCGTTTTTTTTCATCCCAACTATTTTGGAACAATTGTTGGAACCGTAATTATTATATGTGCATATAAATTTCTTACAATCAAAAAGAATAAGCACTTTTATCTGATCGTGGCATGTGTAAACGTAATTAATATGTATTTATGTAAAAGCATGTTTGTCTGGGTAGAGGTCTTTGTAGGTATAACTATATTATTAATAGCGTTAAAAAAATATCGGCTTCTCGCGCTATGGTTGAGTGCTGCACTCTTAGCTGGTATTTTAATATTTGGATTGAATTTTCAATTAATACCACGTCTTTCTGTAGCAGACGTTACCTTCCAGTTACGTAAGCAGGTATGGAGAATTACCTTAAGGGAGATTAAGAAAGCACCATTATTGGGCCATGGACCTATGTCATTTTATTTTCTCACAGATGTTGCCTACCGAAATCAGATTATTCCTCATGCTCATAGCTTATATCTTGATACAATATTAAATTACGGGATTATTGGATTTGCTCTAATTTCGTATTATTGTGTTAAAAATTATAAAGCATATATAAAAAGCTGCCTCGGGAAGAAGAATATCACATCATCTTACCTGGTTTTGGCGGTAATTGGAGCTACTTTGGTTCACGGACTCACAGATATAACTATACTGTGGGTACAAACCCTGCCCCTTCTTATGCTTGTTCTTTCCGGACAGGGAGTGGTAGAAAAAGAAACAATGGTCGATTATAAATTATGGGTATCGCTTCCTAATCAGATGAAAGCAAATATAATGTATCCATTTTTAATGAATCAAAAATCAAATAAAGTATCATGA
- a CDS encoding M48 family metallopeptidase, with product MKQIIVMDMLIEFEKKRIKNLYIRVLPPDGRVHVSAPLSMPEDEVMKFIISKEDWIRKQQERIKLRNTDTELQYSSGESIPLWGKEYTLIVSEKEGYSRVWTTEYSINLEVRKNSTLEYRKHSIDNFYRKELEGILPDLIAKWENRIGVKSSSWSIRNMKTRWGTCNIRTKNICLNLQLAKKHPICLEYVVVHELVHLLERSHNSIFKAYMDQFFPEWRKIKKILNDRV from the coding sequence ATGAAACAGATCATCGTTATGGATATGTTGATTGAATTTGAAAAGAAGAGAATCAAAAATCTTTATATAAGAGTCCTTCCTCCAGATGGTAGAGTACATGTTTCGGCACCTTTGTCCATGCCAGAGGATGAAGTAATGAAATTTATTATCTCGAAAGAGGATTGGATACGGAAGCAACAGGAAAGGATTAAACTACGTAATACAGACACGGAATTACAATATTCCTCTGGAGAAAGCATACCGCTTTGGGGAAAGGAATATACGCTGATTGTATCGGAAAAAGAGGGGTACAGTCGTGTTTGGACCACAGAATATTCAATTAACCTTGAAGTTAGAAAAAATTCTACTTTAGAGTATAGAAAGCATAGTATCGATAATTTTTATCGAAAAGAACTGGAAGGGATACTCCCGGATCTGATTGCTAAATGGGAGAATCGAATAGGTGTAAAGTCGAGTTCCTGGAGTATCCGTAATATGAAAACACGGTGGGGAACGTGTAATATAAGAACAAAAAATATCTGCCTTAATCTTCAATTAGCGAAAAAGCATCCAATATGCTTAGAGTATGTGGTGGTACACGAATTGGTACATTTGCTGGAACGAAGTCATAATTCGATTTTTAAAGCATATATGGACCAGTTTTTCCCGGAATGGCGTAAGATCAAAAAAATTCTAAACGACCGGGTTTAA
- a CDS encoding DUF5658 family protein: protein MKSYHLDNIKRKFQFIYFFNVMDLIFTVLLLQTGYFTEMNILMVKVVKSPFASILIKIILPALLLYYVYRKMKYANESQLKDSNIAINFSLIIYLLVNLSHLVWSGLLIIHLF from the coding sequence ATGAAAAGCTATCATCTTGATAACATAAAACGTAAATTCCAATTCATATATTTCTTCAATGTTATGGATTTGATATTCACTGTCTTATTATTACAAACAGGTTATTTTACAGAAATGAACATTCTTATGGTTAAAGTGGTAAAAAGTCCTTTCGCCAGTATTCTTATAAAAATAATTCTTCCTGCGTTACTACTTTATTATGTATACAGGAAGATGAAATACGCAAATGAATCCCAACTGAAAGATTCGAACATTGCAATTAACTTCTCCCTAATTATATACCTTCTCGTCAATCTGTCCCATCTAGTATGGTCAGGTTTGTTAATAATCCATCTTTTCTAA
- a CDS encoding HAD family hydrolase codes for MNTFIFDLDGTLLPMPSQEQFLNLYFKALTVKMAPYNINPKELMDAVMAGTMAMVKNDGKVTNEHKFWNVFSEILGEDIRQLESVFEDFYQNEFSMAKEATHTNPYAKECIELLKSKGYHLVLATNPLFPRIATYNRIQWAGLNPEDFEYITTYENSSFCKPNLEYYRSILRLLHKKPEECMMIGNDVREDMCAVELGMSTYLLKDCLICPEEQDISGFTQGSFEDLLHMIQELPQLSC; via the coding sequence ATGAATACGTTTATATTTGACTTGGATGGTACCCTATTACCTATGCCAAGCCAGGAACAGTTCCTTAACCTATATTTTAAAGCATTAACAGTCAAAATGGCACCGTATAATATTAATCCCAAAGAACTGATGGATGCTGTCATGGCTGGCACCATGGCTATGGTAAAGAATGACGGAAAAGTAACCAATGAGCATAAATTCTGGAATGTGTTCAGTGAAATCTTAGGAGAGGATATCAGACAACTGGAATCAGTGTTTGAGGATTTTTACCAAAATGAATTTTCTATGGCAAAAGAGGCAACTCATACGAATCCATATGCCAAGGAATGCATTGAACTTCTGAAATCAAAGGGATATCATCTGGTGTTGGCCACAAATCCACTTTTTCCACGAATTGCTACTTATAACAGAATTCAATGGGCAGGTCTTAATCCGGAGGACTTTGAATATATTACCACTTATGAGAATAGTTCTTTTTGTAAACCAAATCTGGAATACTATCGTTCTATTCTGAGGTTATTACATAAGAAGCCAGAAGAATGTATGATGATAGGAAATGATGTGAGAGAAGATATGTGCGCCGTAGAGTTAGGCATGAGTACCTATCTTCTGAAGGATTGTCTGATATGCCCGGAAGAACAGGATATCTCAGGATTTACTCAGGGTAGCTTTGAGGATTTGCTGCACATGATACAAGAATTGCCACAATTGTCATGTTGA
- a CDS encoding glycerol-3-phosphate acyltransferase has protein sequence MMLTIILVLLLSYLIGCFNTGYYYTRLFYKQDIREIGTKVTGAYNVSRLTGKRGFIITFLGDSIKGAIVVALCRWLKFADLVVLLSVFCVLSGHIFPFQLKFRGGKGFSTAFGAFLAFHPAFILYWAITAGILRLLISSYTIAVLFALTLLPLELFVLDYSTEVVLLMILDTLLIIYACRSNLIEFISKRAFQGTKKRK, from the coding sequence ATGATGCTAACTATAATACTAGTTTTATTACTAAGCTATCTGATTGGATGCTTTAACACAGGATATTATTATACCCGATTGTTCTACAAACAGGACATCCGGGAAATTGGTACGAAGGTTACCGGTGCATATAATGTTAGCAGACTCACTGGGAAAAGAGGATTTATTATTACATTTCTAGGTGATTCCATAAAAGGAGCAATTGTTGTTGCCCTGTGCAGATGGCTGAAGTTTGCCGATTTAGTTGTATTATTAAGTGTTTTCTGTGTACTCAGCGGTCATATTTTTCCCTTTCAACTTAAATTCCGAGGTGGAAAAGGGTTTTCTACAGCATTTGGAGCATTTCTGGCATTCCATCCTGCATTTATTCTGTACTGGGCAATTACTGCTGGAATATTACGGCTATTAATCAGTAGCTATACGATCGCTGTTCTATTTGCACTAACGCTATTACCATTGGAATTATTTGTTCTAGACTATTCTACAGAGGTCGTATTACTTATGATTCTAGATACACTTCTCATTATATATGCATGCAGGAGTAATCTCATTGAGTTTATTAGTAAAAGAGCATTCCAAGGGACGAAGAAGAGAAAATGA
- a CDS encoding iron-containing alcohol dehydrogenase → MYQIYCRAFQKMMKFASVFLPWRKPELIKGEGCLKKLPELLVDCNITRVLIVTDQGIRSTGLLNDLLLRLSEKKVHYIVFDRTVPNPTIDNIEEALDIYYQHNCKGLIGFGGGSSMDCAKGVAARVARPDKSISQLRGLQKVRRRTPMLIAVPTTAGTGSEATLAAVIVDSETNEKYPINDFQLIPNYAVLDPLLTKNLPASITASTGMDALTHAVEAYIGKSNTEETRKYCKQAVKLIFHNLHQAYQDGSNMRARKNMQIASYYAGIAFTRAYVGNIHAIAHTLGGFYSTPHGLANAVIMPYVLEYYGEKVYKPLAELSDTIGLCNKSDTDKQKAECFIRELRKMNKAMGIPDKISGIKESDIPIMAQRAMKEANPLYPVPMIFSLADFKCIYYFIKE, encoded by the coding sequence ATGTATCAAATCTATTGCAGAGCTTTTCAAAAGATGATGAAGTTTGCTTCAGTATTTCTACCCTGGAGAAAACCCGAACTGATAAAAGGGGAGGGATGCTTAAAGAAGTTACCAGAATTACTTGTAGACTGTAATATCACACGAGTGCTGATTGTTACGGATCAGGGAATTCGGTCAACAGGTTTGTTAAATGATTTACTACTGCGATTAAGTGAAAAAAAGGTGCATTATATTGTATTTGATCGAACAGTTCCCAATCCGACCATCGATAATATTGAAGAAGCTTTGGATATATATTATCAGCATAACTGTAAAGGATTGATAGGCTTTGGTGGGGGGAGTTCCATGGACTGTGCAAAAGGAGTAGCAGCGCGGGTAGCCAGACCGGATAAATCAATCTCCCAATTAAGAGGATTACAAAAAGTTAGAAGGAGAACACCAATGCTCATCGCTGTACCTACTACTGCAGGAACGGGTAGTGAGGCTACACTTGCAGCAGTAATTGTGGATAGCGAAACCAATGAGAAATATCCTATCAATGATTTTCAATTAATTCCGAATTATGCAGTGTTGGATCCATTATTAACAAAAAATCTGCCAGCATCGATTACTGCATCTACAGGTATGGATGCATTAACTCATGCAGTTGAAGCTTATATTGGTAAAAGTAACACAGAGGAAACAAGGAAATACTGCAAACAAGCTGTGAAGCTTATTTTTCATAACCTACATCAGGCATATCAGGATGGCAGTAATATGAGAGCCAGAAAGAATATGCAGATTGCTTCCTATTATGCAGGAATTGCATTTACAAGGGCCTATGTTGGAAATATCCATGCCATAGCACATACACTGGGAGGGTTTTACTCCACTCCTCATGGACTTGCCAATGCGGTGATAATGCCCTATGTGTTAGAGTATTATGGTGAAAAGGTTTATAAACCTTTAGCTGAGCTTTCTGACACCATAGGATTATGTAATAAGTCGGATACAGATAAACAGAAAGCAGAATGTTTTATAAGAGAGTTACGAAAAATGAATAAGGCAATGGGAATTCCAGATAAAATAAGCGGAATTAAGGAATCAGATATTCCTATTATGGCGCAACGTGCTATGAAAGAAGCGAATCCCCTTTATCCAGTACCTATGATCTTTAGCTTGGCTGACTTCAAATGTATCTATTATTTTATAAAGGAATGA
- a CDS encoding lytic transglycosylase domain-containing protein, protein MAEVNAISNVDNKNVNISSGKKSSDISSDFSSFLGESKSLDAIFRQAAEKYNVPVELLKAIGKQESNFNAKAVSRCGAQGIMQLMPATAKELGVTDSFDAEQNIMGGAKYISGLLKKYNGDTKLALAAYNAGSGNVKKYGGIPPFEETQNYVKKVMQYMGQNLDSEISAASSKISTGQGTTNPSNAGNAYHTPTPIAVPVQNNVSMLLSSSILGDDSDIQFLEDLFSYDDYLKFLDLFLEEMDKNEKENDDESKSIYTAKELSYNVPIMNLIKNQNITNI, encoded by the coding sequence ATGGCTGAAGTAAACGCAATATCGAATGTGGATAATAAGAATGTGAATATTTCTTCCGGTAAAAAAAGTTCAGATATAAGCAGCGACTTTTCCTCCTTCCTTGGAGAATCAAAAAGTCTGGATGCTATATTCAGACAAGCTGCTGAAAAATATAATGTTCCTGTAGAGCTGTTGAAAGCAATCGGAAAGCAGGAATCTAATTTTAATGCGAAGGCGGTATCCAGATGTGGTGCACAGGGGATCATGCAACTAATGCCGGCAACAGCCAAAGAACTGGGAGTAACTGATTCGTTTGATGCAGAACAGAACATCATGGGAGGAGCTAAGTACATATCCGGATTATTGAAAAAGTATAATGGAGATACGAAATTAGCTTTGGCAGCATATAATGCAGGAAGTGGAAATGTTAAAAAATATGGTGGTATCCCTCCATTTGAAGAGACACAGAATTATGTGAAAAAGGTTATGCAATACATGGGACAGAATTTAGATTCTGAAATTAGTGCAGCTAGCAGTAAGATCTCAACCGGACAAGGGACTACGAATCCTTCGAACGCAGGCAATGCCTATCATACACCTACACCTATTGCAGTACCAGTTCAGAATAACGTTTCGATGTTACTAAGCAGTTCCATATTAGGCGATGATAGTGATATTCAATTCTTAGAAGACCTGTTTTCCTATGACGATTATTTGAAATTCCTTGATTTGTTTTTAGAGGAAATGGATAAGAACGAGAAAGAGAATGATGACGAAAGCAAATCAATATATACTGCAAAGGAATTAAGCTATAATGTGCCGATTATGAATTTAATAAAGAATCAGAATATAACAAATATTTAG
- a CDS encoding GntR family transcriptional regulator, with product MLVTKINTKETAREYALRVIRNNIISLELAPGTPVSENELAKELGISRTPVREALLELSKVHLVEVYPQRGCVISLIDWNIVEEAVFMRRVLEKAVIENLCEVITEEDIMELEQNVQLQEFYLNNSMQQKIFELDNEFHFKLYSMCNKERIFHIMEGFMAHFDRVRTLSLVTVKEIKIVNDHRMIINTIKERNKEQVDAVIEKHLSRYKLDYSEMIEKYPDFFQK from the coding sequence ATGTTGGTTACCAAGATAAATACAAAAGAAACAGCAAGGGAATATGCTTTACGTGTAATAAGAAATAACATAATTTCATTAGAGCTTGCTCCGGGAACTCCTGTCAGTGAGAATGAATTAGCAAAAGAATTAGGTATCAGCCGAACTCCGGTCAGAGAGGCTTTATTAGAATTAAGTAAAGTACATTTAGTGGAGGTTTATCCTCAAAGAGGTTGTGTGATATCATTAATTGACTGGAATATTGTTGAAGAAGCTGTATTTATGAGGCGGGTATTAGAGAAAGCAGTAATCGAGAATTTATGTGAGGTTATTACCGAAGAGGATATTATGGAGCTGGAGCAAAATGTTCAGCTTCAGGAGTTCTATCTGAATAACTCCATGCAACAGAAGATATTTGAGCTGGACAATGAGTTCCATTTTAAATTATATTCAATGTGTAATAAAGAGAGAATCTTTCACATTATGGAAGGCTTTATGGCGCATTTTGACCGTGTTCGTACATTGAGTCTTGTTACAGTAAAAGAGATTAAGATAGTAAATGATCATCGTATGATTATAAATACGATTAAGGAACGAAATAAGGAACAGGTGGATGCGGTGATAGAAAAGCATCTTTCAAGATATAAGCTGGATTACTCTGAAATGATAGAAAAGTATCCGGATTTCTTTCAGAAGTAA
- a CDS encoding D-alanine--D-alanine ligase family protein — MKVVVLAGGISTERDVSLVSGTMIYKALKSKGYKVILLDVFLGYEGNTDGIFDIDKDWAENIGDIKESNPDIEQIKGIRKDKSESLLGPGVIDICRNSDIVFLALHGENGEDGKLQAAFDLLGIKYTGTDYISSALAMDKAISKELFAIYNIPTPAGIRVKKGEEFEWNTYPCVVKVSCGGSSVGVTIVHSRSEMDASLSEAFSLGNEVIIEQYIKGREFSVGVIDHKALPIIEIAPLVGFYDYKNKYQAGSTIETCPAELNPELTKQMQKIAEDVFTALRLKTYARMDFMLNENNEIFCLEANTLPGMTPTSLLPQEAKAIGIEFPELCEKIIEVSLKKYQK; from the coding sequence ATGAAAGTTGTTGTTTTAGCCGGTGGTATCAGTACAGAAAGAGATGTATCATTAGTATCAGGAACAATGATATATAAAGCATTGAAAAGCAAAGGATATAAGGTTATATTGCTGGATGTATTCCTTGGTTATGAAGGTAATACGGATGGCATTTTTGATATAGATAAGGATTGGGCCGAGAACATCGGAGACATTAAAGAAAGTAATCCGGATATAGAGCAAATTAAAGGCATACGAAAAGACAAATCAGAAAGCCTCCTGGGTCCTGGAGTGATTGATATCTGTCGTAATTCTGATATTGTCTTTCTGGCTCTTCACGGAGAAAACGGAGAAGATGGTAAACTTCAGGCAGCCTTTGATTTATTAGGTATTAAATATACCGGAACGGACTATATCAGTAGTGCACTTGCAATGGATAAAGCCATATCAAAGGAGCTCTTTGCTATCTATAATATACCGACTCCAGCCGGAATCCGTGTAAAAAAGGGAGAAGAATTTGAATGGAATACATATCCCTGTGTGGTTAAAGTCAGCTGTGGAGGTTCCAGTGTCGGAGTAACTATAGTCCATTCTCGTTCGGAAATGGATGCATCCCTGTCCGAGGCGTTTTCACTAGGTAATGAGGTGATTATAGAGCAATACATCAAAGGAAGGGAGTTTTCTGTTGGGGTAATTGACCACAAGGCTTTGCCGATTATAGAAATTGCCCCTCTTGTTGGTTTCTATGATTATAAGAATAAATATCAAGCCGGTAGTACGATAGAAACCTGTCCGGCTGAGCTTAATCCTGAGCTCACGAAGCAAATGCAGAAAATAGCTGAGGATGTATTTACAGCTCTTCGATTGAAGACCTATGCTCGAATGGATTTTATGCTAAATGAGAACAATGAGATCTTCTGTCTGGAGGCTAATACCCTTCCTGGCATGACTCCCACCTCTCTTCTACCTCAGGAAGCAAAAGCCATTGGTATTGAATTTCCTGAATTATGCGAAAAAATTATTGAGGTATCACTAAAAAAATATCAGAAATGA
- a CDS encoding UDP-N-acetylmuramoyl-tripeptide--D-alanyl-D-alanine ligase gives MKNMSLRQIADACGGQLYNAEDSLTKEATGVVMDSRLVEQDYIFIATVGERVDGHSFIQQVYEKGALAVICEKVPSEITGPYILVQNSFEALKAIAKWYRMQLDIKVIGITGSVGKTSTKEFISSVLAQKYNVLKTEGNYNNEVGMPLTILKLREEHELAVLEMGISDFGEMHRLSEIAKPDFCVITNIGQCHLENLGSRKGILKAKSEIFDFMNKQGHICLNGDDDMLATIEDVNGIKPVRFGLGIENTVYATDVKSKGLFGSTCIIHTDSSTFQAEIPLPGDHMILNALAATCVGRILQLSDEQIAAGIASVPSVSGRSNILRLNKITIIDDCYNANPVSMKAAIDLLKLAYTRKVAILGDMFELGKNEVNLHYEIGTYAALSGIDVLICVGSLSENMFQSAQNANSIKELLYFKTRDELMNELPKLLHNNDTILVKASHSMGFERIVTQLTELGQS, from the coding sequence ATGAAAAACATGTCCTTACGTCAGATTGCAGATGCCTGCGGCGGACAATTATATAATGCAGAGGATTCCCTTACAAAAGAAGCGACCGGTGTTGTTATGGATTCTCGTCTTGTTGAGCAAGATTATATCTTTATTGCAACAGTAGGTGAACGAGTAGACGGTCACTCCTTTATCCAACAGGTATACGAAAAAGGTGCCTTGGCTGTCATATGTGAAAAGGTTCCAAGTGAAATTACCGGACCATATATTTTAGTACAAAACAGCTTCGAAGCTTTAAAAGCCATTGCAAAATGGTACCGTATGCAGCTTGATATTAAAGTAATCGGTATTACTGGTAGTGTGGGTAAAACAAGTACGAAAGAATTTATCAGCAGCGTACTTGCCCAAAAATACAATGTCCTAAAAACAGAAGGTAATTATAATAATGAAGTCGGTATGCCGCTCACGATACTAAAGCTTCGTGAAGAGCATGAACTGGCTGTCCTGGAAATGGGTATAAGCGATTTTGGAGAGATGCATCGCCTCAGTGAAATTGCAAAACCGGATTTCTGTGTTATAACGAATATAGGTCAGTGCCATCTTGAAAACCTTGGCAGCAGAAAGGGTATTTTAAAAGCAAAATCTGAAATATTTGATTTTATGAATAAACAAGGTCATATATGTCTAAACGGGGATGATGATATGCTGGCTACCATCGAGGATGTGAATGGAATAAAGCCGGTCCGATTTGGATTGGGCATTGAGAATACAGTATATGCAACCGATGTAAAAAGCAAAGGACTCTTCGGAAGTACCTGCATCATTCATACTGACAGTTCTACCTTTCAGGCAGAGATACCTCTTCCAGGTGATCATATGATTTTAAATGCATTGGCAGCAACTTGTGTAGGAAGAATTCTTCAGTTATCCGATGAACAAATAGCCGCCGGAATTGCGTCCGTTCCTTCTGTCAGCGGTAGGAGCAATATACTTCGTCTCAATAAAATCACCATAATTGATGACTGCTACAATGCCAATCCGGTGTCAATGAAAGCAGCTATAGATCTATTAAAGCTGGCATATACCAGAAAAGTCGCAATTCTGGGTGATATGTTTGAATTGGGAAAGAACGAAGTGAATTTACATTATGAAATCGGTACCTATGCCGCTCTATCTGGTATTGATGTTCTCATTTGTGTAGGAAGTTTATCCGAGAATATGTTCCAGAGTGCCCAAAACGCGAATTCTATTAAGGAGCTTCTTTATTTCAAAACAAGGGATGAATTAATGAATGAACTTCCAAAGCTCCTTCATAATAATGATACCATATTAGTAAAAGCCTCTCATAGTATGGGTTTTGAACGGATTGTAACTCAATTAACCGAACTTGGGCAATCATAA